A window of Deinococcus radiotolerans contains these coding sequences:
- a CDS encoding GNAT family N-acetyltransferase translates to MTDAVRIEPLGNTPVTLDALSDLLIATVAAGGSVSFMHPLDPAQARAFWAGSLAAAARGERVVLGAWQGTQLLSTVTLILDCPPNQPHRAEIAKMMTAPAARGRGLALTLLREAEALARAHGRTLLVLDTASEGGASGLYERAGYVFAGEIPDYALKPHGGLTGTRLYYRRL, encoded by the coding sequence GCTGGGTAACACGCCTGTCACCCTGGACGCCCTGAGCGACCTGCTGATCGCCACCGTCGCGGCTGGGGGCTCGGTCAGTTTCATGCATCCTCTGGACCCGGCGCAGGCCCGCGCGTTCTGGGCGGGTTCGCTGGCTGCCGCCGCACGCGGCGAGCGGGTCGTGCTGGGCGCGTGGCAGGGCACGCAGCTGCTGTCCACCGTCACGCTGATCCTGGACTGCCCGCCCAACCAGCCGCACCGCGCCGAGATCGCCAAGATGATGACTGCCCCAGCCGCTCGGGGGCGCGGGCTGGCCCTGACCCTGCTGCGCGAGGCCGAGGCGCTGGCCCGCGCGCACGGGCGGACGCTGCTGGTGCTGGACACCGCCAGCGAGGGCGGCGCGTCAGGCCTGTACGAACGCGCCGGGTACGTGTTCGCCGGGGAGATCCCGGATTACGCCCTGAAACCCCACGGGGGCCTGACAGGCACGCGCCTGTACTACCGGCGGCTCTGA